One genomic window of Vulpes vulpes isolate BD-2025 chromosome 11, VulVul3, whole genome shotgun sequence includes the following:
- the GORASP1 gene encoding Golgi reassembly-stacking protein 1 isoform X1: protein MGLGASAEQSPGGAEGFHLHGVQENSPAQQAGLEPYFDFIVTIGHSRLNKENDTLKALLKANVEKPVKLEVFNMKTMKLREVEVVPSNMWGGQGLLGASVRFCSFRRASEHVWHVLDVEPSSPASLAGLRPYTDYVVGSDQILQESEDFFTLIESHEGKPLKLMVYNSESDSCREVTVTPNAAWGGEGSLGCGIGYGYLHRIPTQPSSHHKKPPGTPPPDVLPPDIPPARPTPQDSPAPPGPERGSGQGDYMEALLQAPGSSMEGQLSEPGSPSLGAPDLGGLPCPMETLQPPPPVQRVMDPGFLDVSGISLLDSSNASVWPSLPSSTELTSTALSASGPEDVSSSGSHERGGEATWSGSEFEVSFPDSPGIQAQPDHLPQLTLPDSLTFAASPEDGLSAELLEAQAEEEPASTESPDFGAEAKGAASQDQLSTPE, encoded by the exons ATGGGCCTGGGCGCCAGCGCCGAGCAGTCCCCGGGCGGCGCCGAGGGCTTCCACCTGCACGGG GTGCAGGAGAACTCGCCAGCCCAGCAAGCGGGCCTGGAGCCCTACTTTGATTTCATCGTCACCATCGGGCACTCGAGGCTG AACAAGGAGAATGACACACTGAAGGCTCTGCTGAAGGCCAATGTGGAGAAGCCCGTGAAGCTGGAGGTGTTCAATATGAAGACCATGAAGCTGCGCGAGGTGGAGGTGGTACCCAGCAACATGTGGGGTGGCCAGGGCCTGCTGGGAGCCAGCGTGCGCTTCTGCAGCTTCCGCAGGGCAAGCGAGCACGTGTGGCATGTGCTG GACGTGGAACCCTCTTCACCTGCCTCACTGGCTGGCCTGCGCCCCTACACAGACTATGTGGTTGGCTCAGATCAGATCCTCCAGGAG TCCGAGGACTTCTTTACACTCATCGAGTCCCACGAGGGGAAGCCCTTGAAGCTGATGGTTTACAACTCCGAGTCTGACTCCTGCCGGGAGGTGACTGTAACTCCCAACGCAGCCTGGGGTGGAGAGGGCAG TCTGGGGTGTGGTATCGGCTACGGTTATCTGCACCGGATCCCAACCCAGCCTTCCAGCCACCACAAGAAGCCACCTGGTACCCCGCCACCTGATGTCCTGCCACCTGATATCCCACCAGCCAGACCCACACCCCAGgactctcctgcccctcctggcccAGAAAGAGGCTCCGGGCAGGGTGACTACATGGAG GCCCTGCTGCAGGCGCCCGGCTCCTCCATGGAGGGACAGCTTTCTGAGCCTGGGAGTCCCAGCCTCGGCGCTCCAGACCTTGGGGGACTTCCATGTCCCATGGAGACTCTTCAGCCTCCACCTCCAGTGCAGCGCGTCATGGACCCAG GCTTCCTGGACGTGTCGGGTATCTCTCTCTTGGACAGCAGCAATGCCAGTGTCTGGCCCAGTCTGCCCTCTTCCACAGAGCTGACCTCCACAGCTCTCTCAGCCTCCGGGCCTGAGGACGTCTCCAGCAGTGGTTCTCACGAGCGTGGTG GTGAGGCCACATGGTCTGGATCAGAGTTTGAGGTCTCCTTCCCGGACAGCCCAGGCATCCAGGCCCAGCCAGACCACCTACCTCAGCTAACCCTTCCTGACAGCCTCACCTTTGCAGCCTCACCGGAAGATGGGCTGTCTGCTGAGCTGCTCGAAGCACAGGCTGAGGAGGAGCCGGCAAGCACAGAGAGTCCAGATTTCGGGGCAGAGGCTAAGGGGGCAGCCAGCCAGGACCAGCTCTCCACCCCCGAATAA
- the GORASP1 gene encoding Golgi reassembly-stacking protein 1 isoform X2 gives MKTMKLREVEVVPSNMWGGQGLLGASVRFCSFRRASEHVWHVLDVEPSSPASLAGLRPYTDYVVGSDQILQESEDFFTLIESHEGKPLKLMVYNSESDSCREVTVTPNAAWGGEGSLGCGIGYGYLHRIPTQPSSHHKKPPGTPPPDVLPPDIPPARPTPQDSPAPPGPERGSGQGDYMEALLQAPGSSMEGQLSEPGSPSLGAPDLGGLPCPMETLQPPPPVQRVMDPGFLDVSGISLLDSSNASVWPSLPSSTELTSTALSASGPEDVSSSGSHERGGEATWSGSEFEVSFPDSPGIQAQPDHLPQLTLPDSLTFAASPEDGLSAELLEAQAEEEPASTESPDFGAEAKGAASQDQLSTPE, from the exons ATGAAGACCATGAAGCTGCGCGAGGTGGAGGTGGTACCCAGCAACATGTGGGGTGGCCAGGGCCTGCTGGGAGCCAGCGTGCGCTTCTGCAGCTTCCGCAGGGCAAGCGAGCACGTGTGGCATGTGCTG GACGTGGAACCCTCTTCACCTGCCTCACTGGCTGGCCTGCGCCCCTACACAGACTATGTGGTTGGCTCAGATCAGATCCTCCAGGAG TCCGAGGACTTCTTTACACTCATCGAGTCCCACGAGGGGAAGCCCTTGAAGCTGATGGTTTACAACTCCGAGTCTGACTCCTGCCGGGAGGTGACTGTAACTCCCAACGCAGCCTGGGGTGGAGAGGGCAG TCTGGGGTGTGGTATCGGCTACGGTTATCTGCACCGGATCCCAACCCAGCCTTCCAGCCACCACAAGAAGCCACCTGGTACCCCGCCACCTGATGTCCTGCCACCTGATATCCCACCAGCCAGACCCACACCCCAGgactctcctgcccctcctggcccAGAAAGAGGCTCCGGGCAGGGTGACTACATGGAG GCCCTGCTGCAGGCGCCCGGCTCCTCCATGGAGGGACAGCTTTCTGAGCCTGGGAGTCCCAGCCTCGGCGCTCCAGACCTTGGGGGACTTCCATGTCCCATGGAGACTCTTCAGCCTCCACCTCCAGTGCAGCGCGTCATGGACCCAG GCTTCCTGGACGTGTCGGGTATCTCTCTCTTGGACAGCAGCAATGCCAGTGTCTGGCCCAGTCTGCCCTCTTCCACAGAGCTGACCTCCACAGCTCTCTCAGCCTCCGGGCCTGAGGACGTCTCCAGCAGTGGTTCTCACGAGCGTGGTG GTGAGGCCACATGGTCTGGATCAGAGTTTGAGGTCTCCTTCCCGGACAGCCCAGGCATCCAGGCCCAGCCAGACCACCTACCTCAGCTAACCCTTCCTGACAGCCTCACCTTTGCAGCCTCACCGGAAGATGGGCTGTCTGCTGAGCTGCTCGAAGCACAGGCTGAGGAGGAGCCGGCAAGCACAGAGAGTCCAGATTTCGGGGCAGAGGCTAAGGGGGCAGCCAGCCAGGACCAGCTCTCCACCCCCGAATAA